A region of Saccharomyces kudriavzevii IFO 1802 strain IFO1802 genome assembly, chromosome: 14 DNA encodes the following proteins:
- the GPI15 gene encoding phosphatidylinositol N-acetylglucosaminyltransferase GPI15 (similar to Saccharomyces cerevisiae GPI15 (YNL038W); ancestral locus Anc_2.281): protein MIREEYEFGKVSVLNRRNYTLIIDEDRNGSFVRFTVLPESNLKLKKFKQNERVEAKMGAQYHRIVLVLLLNILFDGICVRSRLLEHINGFFRWRIGSSCQGVIMMALFALGTIALVREPSVESVTIFKGTGLQFSRVKGIVVFPQQWNRKFFEQVEFISNERVIDVVINEGFCRGFRVIFYLSAIVRKASRLKLLFPSNLPNIDDQRLIYNISRKYLNEQEKPLCRLKD from the exons ATGATCAGAGAAGAGTACGAATTCGGTAAAGTTAGTGTATTAAATAGAAGGAATTATACTTTAATTATCGATGAAGACAGGAATGGTAGTTTTGTAAGATTCACTGTTTTACCTGAATCTAATTTAAAGCTCAAGAAATTTAAGCAGAATGAAAGAGTGGAAGCTAAGATGGGTGCACAGTATCATCGAATTGTACTTGTCTTACTgttgaatattttgtttgACGGAATTTGTGTGAGATCAAGACTGCTCGAACACATCAATGGGTTTTTTAGATGGAGAATTGGGTCAAGTTGTCAAGGTGTGATTATGATGGCATTGTTTGCCCTAGGTACAATTGCGCTTGTGAGAGAACCTAGTGTGGAAAGTGtaacaattttcaaagggACAGGACTACAGTTCTCCAGAGTGAAGGGTATAGTTGTTTTCCCTCAGCAGTGGAATCGGaagttttttgaacaagTGGAATTTATATCTAATGAGAGAGTTATTGACGTTGTGATTAATGAAGGATTTTGTCGTGGATTCAGAGTGATATTCTACCTTTCAGCAATTGTACGTAAAGCATCTAGACTCAAACTTTTATTTCCA TCAAATTTACCTAATATCGACGACCAACGGTTAATATACAATATATCCAGGAAATACCTCAACGAGCAGGAGAAACCGTTATGCAGACTGAAAGATTGA